ggcacagaggctgcaggagtggggggcggggtgcagaggctgcagggcgagtggagagcagggaagcacttagcaatccccaaccaagatcagagcgggagggaggagggggaatgtggggtgctcagaggagggggcagatttAATTGATTCAGAGCTGCAGCATCCAGATTAAAGGAGATGAGTTGAAGTGGCTTAAGACAGTGACCCTTGGGCTAACAAAGCACAGCCAGAACCAGGGCCGCTACACCAGCACACTTACGAAAGGGTGGTTTTACTGGCCCAGTCATCTGCACTTCTAGGAGTTGTTATTCAGTCCATCAACAGTGTAGGAGCCTGTAGCTGGGGCCATGATCTGTTAGTAATTACATGGCACCGAGACCCGCGAAAGATTCACACAGAGTCGACTGTCCTCCATGTTCATTCTAAAGCCTTCCTCACAGGCAAGACATTGAGACTATGAGTGAGGTAGGATTTGCCCAGTGTCACCCAAAAGGTGAGCAGCTCCATCTAGTGTTGAGCCTCAGAAAAAAACAAGGGCGTACACAAACTAGGAGGAGGCTAGTCACACTAGGAAAGTAACATCCATATGGAGCAAAGTTAGATATGGGAAGAAAACTGACCAAGGTAGGCAGCTATCTAGAATGAAGGCTGCAACATTCAAACATACTCCACTCCCTCATACCCTGTTCTTCAAATGATTGGAACATTGTTACTTTCCAGTGTGATGCACTCACAGCATCATTCTACCACACTGCAAGTTTCTTTTGAGAGCGTCAGAAAGACTAGGGCACGTCAGGATGCCAAGGGATTAATTTAAGCAACAGAACTATGTCAATCATTCCTATAGTTGGCACCCTTATGCCAATTCCAGGTTGAAATCTTCCCATTTGGTTTTATTATTTGCAGCAACCTGATCAAACCTTACTTTGGCAGTGTACAGTCATGAGGTGCAGCAGAGGTTAGTGGGCTTAGTACTTTTCAgttcattaataaaataatttgggGAATGTCTAGCACTCCGCAAGTCTCATTTTGTGAATAGATCTTGGCACAGACCATAATTTGCAACCCTCTCAGATTAACCCTGTCCTTAGATCTGTTAGAaagaaggaagggaggggggagaactaCTTCCAAATGCACCTAATTAGTTCTCTCCCCTAATCCTCTTCTTCACACCCATAAACTCCAACTGTTATACAGCTAGAAAGGCTGCGACTCCTACAGCCAGTGACCCCACCCATTGTCCTTTCTGTCTGCATACCTCAGCATGCCCAAGAGCCATTTGCACTTGTTCTATTTAAACAATCAGTCCTGGGTACAATCCCTAGGTGACTCCTAACAACATGAAGATCCTGATTTGGAACTGCTGTGCAGGTCAATGGTGTGCCCCAACATGCAATGCTCCAGCTGCTCCTCCACAGCCAGCACCTGCCGCACAGCTTCCTCAAAGGCCACTGCCACATTGGTGTCATCCTTGGCACTGGTTTCCAGGTAAGGGTAATTCCCATTTTCTAAACACCATGCTTGGGCCTCTTCTGTGGTCACCTGCCTCTCAAGTTTGTCTATCTTGTTGCCCAGGACCACAAATGGAAAGTGGCCAGGGTCCTTCACATCTGCATAATAGACAAACTCCTTCTGCCAGTTGCCCAGGTTCTCGAAGCTCTGGCGGTCATCTACACTAAAGGTCAGCAGGCAGCAGTCTGCTCCTCTGTAAAAGGGGGTTCGCAGGCTCTTGAAACGCTCCTGTCCTGCTGTGTCCCAAATCTGGAGGGTCACAAAACGTCCATCCACTTCCAAATCGCGGTTTAAGAACTCCACCCCTATGGTGTGGAAAGCCTGTGAGTCAAACTTGTTGGTGACATAACGGTTCATGAGGGAACTTTTCCCAACTCCACCGTCCCCCAGGAGAATGACCTTTAAGAGCAGGGACTTTCCAGTCATTGCAGCAACACAGAAGGAGTGCAGGAGTAGGACAAcctacagatttaaaaaaacagaacaaacagcTCCTTGAATAAAGTATAGTTGATCCAACAATTAATTTCTCTGCACAGGAACAAAAATTTCAGCTAATAAGCTGAGTTACAGAAGTGTATGATTGACTGAACAGCTACTTGTCCCTATAACCAGAATCACTGGAgctgaagaagaaaagaatttCTGTCCCTAACCCCAAGTGTAAacattcttccatcgacctagctaccacctctcagggaggtggattacctacatcaatgTGAGAACCCCTCCTGTTAATGTAGTTAACATCtatactgaagcactacagccaTGCAGCTGTATCGCTGaggcatttcaagtgtagacaagccctaagacataCCTGAACTGTTCCATCCTGAGGAATGGTCCCgtttcatttcagaaataaaaaCCCATGCAATGGAGGGTACAGAAAGTTatttacactaaggcctggtccacactaaccccccacttcggactaaggtacgcaaattcagctacgttaataacgtatctgaattcgaagtaccttagtccgaacttaccgcgggtccagatgcgacaggcaggctcccccgtcgatgccgcgtactcctctcgctgagctggagtaccggcgtcggcaagcacttccgggatcgatttaccacgtctagacaagacgcgataaatcgatcccagaagatcgatcgcttacatccagaccaggaagtaagtatagacataccctaaaagaagGAATCACACAGCATTTTAAGTTCTGTGACCTCACTGTAGGTCTTTATCACACATTGTGCCTTGCATTTGGGTAGTGTGAGAAATACACCCCAAGAGGAAAGGACAGACTACTGATTTTACAGGAGTGCAGCACAGCTCCATGAAGAAGATCCAACCACCTCCAACTtttgcagtcaatggagctaaGGCATGTCAAAATCAAAGGCAGGTGGTACGGGGAGAAAGTGGTAAAGGGGATTTACTCACAAGTTGATTCACACAGTACCCACACCACAAATGGATGAGAATTTTTCATTTACCTTTCTCCCTGACACTATGGAACTGCGATTCAGACACTGTTTTCCCAAAAATTTTAAGAGATACTTGGCATTTATTATAAGATTTCACAAATGTATTGTGATCTTGCTCTGGGTCCCCTTAATTTAGGGAATTTCAGAAAAATTGAAGTGTGATGCTCCAACTTTTAGGGTTTGGCAGGAAAAAAACTGAATAAAGTAAGCCTCTGTCACCTCCTCATCTTTGTCACAAAGTACTCTATGTCCATGATTCAACCTTTAGCTCAGAAGTTTCAGGTAGGCTGGATTTCATGTCTCTGACTTGCTAAACTGTTTGGTGGTTAAGGTCAAAAAGAGATGATGTTAGTATAAGAGGAGTGGTTTTTAGTTTCCCTGGAGTGCTTTAGATAAGCTAACTGACTCACATTAAGCTGTAAGATTGTGTGTTTTCTTTCTGGAGAGTTCCCTATAGGGCTTTGAAGGCATTTCTCAATCACAGAGCTCCTGTTTTTGTGCTATTTTCTGTTTGCAAAGCTTTTTTTCCTGCAAAGGAGACTCACATGCGGAGCTTGGTACTTCTCCAACTGAGTGTGAGTAGTGTTTTTACTGTACTTCCTCTTTTTAAGgctgtttttaaaacagttatACAGAACTCTTGATATAGCATAAAAAAGTGATCAATTTTAAGAGTAGGCTCTTCAGAGAAGGGATTTTCTTTATGCTTTTGCAACacctaacaaacaaacaattctaTTCGAATCACATGATAATCTGCCTATTAAAGAGTTCCACGTCAATATGATATGCTGTGGCCTTGTGAAAAGTGACCTTGCGAGGCTCAGCCTAGTTCCTAATGAACAGGTGACCACGTGCAAGAACTACCAGCACAACAGGTTCACATGTTTGCATCTTCTgcagaaaggccaaggactgaactgCCCTCTCTCCCCTAGAGACGTTCTACAAATCAGCGTTGAGACACAACAGAGGAGAGAGGGAGGTCTATATTGCTGCTGCTGTCTAATGTACCTGTTCTAGTGATAAatgacttcagtctccaggattGTCAAGCTGTCACCTTTCGCGATCGTTACATTCACTAAAAAACAAAGAACAGTTAATGAGTTATCCACAGCTACGCTCAGTCCGCTGCATCTGCATTCATTTGTCATTCTGAATCGGAGCAAAGGACAATAACAGAATTTTCTTCATTTCTGACCTAGACACTAGTTTTTTCGCCATCATACTGGAAAAGGGTAAAGCTAAGGAGAGCTGGCAGAAGGGCAAAGGCAAATGAGCAACA
This genomic interval from Malaclemys terrapin pileata isolate rMalTer1 chromosome 9, rMalTer1.hap1, whole genome shotgun sequence contains the following:
- the RAB9B gene encoding ras-related protein Rab-9B: MTGKSLLLKVILLGDGGVGKSSLMNRYVTNKFDSQAFHTIGVEFLNRDLEVDGRFVTLQIWDTAGQERFKSLRTPFYRGADCCLLTFSVDDRQSFENLGNWQKEFVYYADVKDPGHFPFVVLGNKIDKLERQVTTEEAQAWCLENGNYPYLETSAKDDTNVAVAFEEAVRQVLAVEEQLEHCMLGHTIDLHSSSKSGSSCC